Proteins encoded within one genomic window of Panicum virgatum strain AP13 chromosome 1N, P.virgatum_v5, whole genome shotgun sequence:
- the LOC120654532 gene encoding probable xyloglucan endotransglucosylase/hydrolase protein 30 gives MAAGAVAAATALLVLAAAAAAVSGLPAINVTAMVFEEGYAPLFGQDNILRSADGRTVSLLLDRSTGSGFISSSMYQHGFFSASIKLPSDYTAGVVVAFYTSNGDVFEKRHDELDFKFLGNIRGKPWRVQTNVYGNGSVSRGREERYVLPFDPTTEFHRYSILWTAAAVAFYVDDVPVREVRRSPAMSGDFPSKPMSLYATVWDASTWATSGGRHRVNYRYGPFVASFTDLALLGCRADPIRMVAGGASCAADEEALRASDVAVMTVEKQQAMRRFREQNMVYSYCYDTLRYPAALPECDVVESERRRFRDSGHLRFALRRRGPRRSSRGAAARRAVAAARAAAYRAKKQAADRTSW, from the exons ATGGCCGCCggagccgtggcggcggcgacggcgctgctcgtcctcgcggcggcggccgcggccgtgtCCGGGCTCCCGGCGATCAACGTGACGGCGATGGTGTTCGAGGAGGGGTACGCGCCGCTGTTCGGGCAGGACAACATCCTCCGCTCCGCCGACGGCCGCACCGTCAGCCTCCTGCTCGACCGCTCCACcg GGTCTGGGTTCATCTCGTCGTCCATGTACCAGCACGGCTTCTTCAGCGCGTCCATCAAGCTCCCCTCCGACTACAccgccggcgtcgtcgtcgccttCTAC ACGTCCAACGGCGACGTGTTCGAGAAGCGGCACGACGAGCTGGACTTCAAGTTCCTGGGCAACATCCGGGGCAAGCCATGGCGGGTGCAGACCAACGTGTACGGCAACGGCAGCGTGAGCCGCGGGCGCGAGGAGCGCTACGTGCTCCCCTTCGACCCCACCACCGAGTTCCACCGCTACTCCATCCTGTggaccgccgccgcggtggccttCTACGTCGACGACGTGCCCGTGCGCGAGGTCCGGCGCTCGCCCGCCATGAGCGGCGACTTCCCCTCCAAGCCCATGTCGCTCTACGCCACCGTCTGGGACGCCTCCACCTGGGCCACCTcgggcggccgccaccgcgtcaACTACCGCTACGGGCCCTTCGTCGCCTCCTTCACGGACCTCGCGCTCCTCGGCTGCCGCGCCGACCCCATCcgcatggtggccggcggcgcctcctgcgccgccgacgaggaggcCCTGCGCGCGTCCGACGTGGCCGTCATGACGGTGGAGAAGCAGCAGGCCATGCGCCGGTTCCgggagcagaacatggtctaCTCCTACTGCTACGACACGCTGCGCTACCCCGCCGCGCTCCCGGAGTGCGACGTCGTCGAGTCGGAGCGGAGGCGGTTCAGGGACAGCGGCCACCTCCGGTtcgcgctgcgccgccggggCCCGCGCCGCTCCagcaggggcgccgccgccaggcgcgCGGTGGCCGCGGCCAGAGCAGCGGCTTACAGGGCCAAGAAGCAAGCGGCGGATCGGACATCATGGTAG
- the LOC120654534 gene encoding 18.9 kDa heat shock protein-like, translated as MSMITSMLQGRKQQGQKQGGGRTGVGAEVVEPVSIDVMEPFVEAVEPVSIDVMEPFVEAISLTAFAAPALGLPPFATASMDWKEAPTAHVVMADLPGERRDEVKVEVEEEKVLKISGQRQRAAEDKGDRWHRVERSSERFVRTVRLPPNANTDTVQATLENGVLTVTVPKDSERKAYGRLIPIAN; from the exons ATGTCGATGATCACCAGCATGCTGCAGGGACGCAAGCAGCAGGGCCAGAAGCAGGGCGGCGG GCGCACCGGCGTCGGCGCGGAGGTCGTCGAGCCGGTGAGCATCGACGTCATGGAGCCGTTCGTGGAGGCCGTCGAGCCGGTGAGCATCGACGTCATGGAGCCGTTCGTGGAGGCCATCTCGCTGACGGCGTTCGCAGCGCCGGCGCTGGGGCTGCCGCCGTTCGCGACGGCGAGCATGGATTGGAAGGAGGCGCCGACGGCGCACGTGGTCATGGCGGACCTCCCCGGGGAGCGGCGCGACGAGGtgaaggtggaggtggaggaggagaaggtgcTCAAGATCAGCGGGCAGCGGCAGCGCGCCGCCGAGGACAAGGGCGACCGGTGGCACCGCGTCGAGCGGAGCTCCGAGCGCTTCGTGCGCACCGTGCGGCTGCCGCCCAACGCCAACACCGACACCGTCCAGGCCACGCTCGAGAACGGCGTGCTCACCGTCACCGTGCCCAAGGACAGCGAACGCAAGGCCTACGGCCGCCTCATCCCCATCGCCAACTAG
- the LOC120654533 gene encoding uncharacterized protein LOC120654533: MVLWELTAITAYFLGLRRTYRLALRIQRRLIPPNRPRIRNFVYRRTRDVFNVAVSVHKNIQERDIEVGRNLGNAILRWLDRMKPSAEIRPRLPDPPNGSSEQFKHFSSTSRSAGSQKTASKTSPHDSSGKMLFSCLNIRPKSFPILPTMTQPNKINASSQCRRISYSPFPSVTAKRKGLMEGVFRRDIAQLMV, translated from the exons ATGGTGCTGTGGGAGCTCACGGCGATCACCGCCTACTTCCTCGGCCTCAGACGCACCTACCGCCTCGCGCTCCGCATCCAGCGCCGCCTCATCCCGCCCAACCGCCCCAGGATCAGGAACTTCGTCTACAG GCGTACACGAGATGTGTTCAATGTTGCAGTGTCAGTGCACAAGAACATTCAAGAGAGGGACATAGAGGTTGGTCGGAACCTTGGAAACGCAATCCTTCGCTGGCTCGATCGCATGAAGCCATCAGCAGAGATTCGCCCCCGTCTTCCAGACCCACCAAATGGCAGCTCAGAGCAGTTCAAGCATTTTTCAAGCACAAGCAGGAGCGCGGGATCTCAGAAGACTGCATCTAAAACTTCACCCCACGACTCAAGCGGAAAGATGCTGTTCTCGTGCCTGAACATTCGACCCAAATCCTTCCCTATCCTTCCCACAATGACGCAGCCCAACAAAATCAACGCGAGCAGCCAGTGCAGGCGCATCTCCTACTCCCCGTTCCCATCAGTCACCGCGAAGAGGAAGGGCCTGATGGAGGGCGTCTTCCGCAGGGACATTGCGCAGCTGATGGTGTAA
- the LOC120654535 gene encoding uncharacterized protein LOC120654535, giving the protein MGLLRRISGFFGISRDDDHPDSSSSNAAAAAELPQDRAAAAAAAAAAHGARRGFSVQVPVPVERQGPGPVLVPCPQGDGGVQGFRWYTRKLRIDEDWDVADEFLDEVIPESSINNDTSPVGRFQPKFNTKPASLAMRKQIIAVDGDIRHSLEHQGQLQWV; this is encoded by the exons aTGGGCTTGCTCCGCCGGATCTCCGGCTTCTTCGGCATCTCCCGTGACGATGACCACCCCGACTCCTCATcctccaacgccgccgccgcggcggaacTCCCGCAGGACAGggcggccgcggctgcggctgcagcggcggcccaCGGCGCGAGGCGGGGGTTCAGCGTCCAGGTTCCCGTCCCCGTCGAGCGGCAGGGCCCCGGGCCCGTGCTGGTGCCCTGCCCCCAGGGGGACGGCGGCGTGCAG GGCTTTCGGTGGTATACAAGGAAGCTGAGGATTGATGAAGACTGGGACGTGGCTGATGAGTTCTTGGATGAGGTTATCCCGGAAAGCTCGATCAACAACGACACTAGCCCAGTTGGAAGGTTCCAACCGAAATTCAACACGAAACCAGCCAGTCTTGCGATGAGAAAGCAGATTATTGCCGTTGACGGCGACATCCGCCACAGCTTGGAACACCAAGGGCAACTGCAGTGGGTGTGA